The sequence CGAGGACGTCACCGGGCGCCGGGAGCACGCACCGCACGTGCACGGGGGAGCCCTCGCCGGCCGCGCCGAGCAGCACGAGCAGGTCCGACAGGTACCCCGGGTCGGGGACGGGCAGCGACGCCGGGGCCGTGAACCCGGGTGCCGGGTCGACCATGTGCGGCTCGTCCTCGCCGGCGACCGCCAGCAGCGCGTCGGCCGTGCGGGCACGGCCTGCGGCCACCGCGCCGGCCCAGGCGGCGAGCAACGCCGAGCGGGGGAGGGTCACGCGGCCAGGGTAGGCGCCCCCCTAGGGTGGACCGCATGCCGGAGGCCGTGGTCGAGCTGGACTCCGTGGGGGTGGTCCGCTCCCGCACCCACCTGCTGCGCGACGTGGACCTGACCGTCGAGGAGGGCCAGCGCTGGGTCGTGCTCGGCCCCAACGGCGCCGGCAAGACGACGCTCTTCGACGTCATGGCCGCGCGCACGTTCCCCAGCGAGGGCCGCGCGACCGTCCTCGGCGAGACCCTCGGCGAGACCGACGTCTCGGAGCTCCGGCCCCGGATCGGGCTGAGCAGCGCCACGCTCGCGGGGCAGGTGCCCGGCCGGGAGAAGGTGCGCGACGTCGTCCTCACGGCCGCCCACGGGGTGGTGGGCCGCTGGCGCGAGCAGTACGACGACGTCGACGTCGCCCGCGCGGACCAGCTGCTCGCCGCCTTCGGGGTGACCGGGCTCGGCGACCGCACGTTCGGCACGCTGTCGGAGGGCGAGCGCAAGCGCGTCCTCGTCGCCCGCGCCGTCATGACCGACCCCGAGCTGCTCCTGCTCGACGAGCCGGCCGCCGGGCTGGACCTGCGCGGCCGCGAGGACCTGGTCCGAGGCCTCACGTCGTTGGCGCTGGACCCGGCCTCGCCGACCACCGTGCTGGTGACCCACCACGTGGAGGAGATCCCGCCGGGCTTCGACCACGTCCTGCTCATGCGCGCCGCGCAGGTGGTCGCGGCGGGGCCTGTGGAGACCGTGCTGACGGCGGGGGCGCTGTCGGATACGTTCGGCACGGCGCTGGAGC is a genomic window of Aquipuribacter hungaricus containing:
- a CDS encoding ABC transporter ATP-binding protein — its product is MPEAVVELDSVGVVRSRTHLLRDVDLTVEEGQRWVVLGPNGAGKTTLFDVMAARTFPSEGRATVLGETLGETDVSELRPRIGLSSATLAGQVPGREKVRDVVLTAAHGVVGRWREQYDDVDVARADQLLAAFGVTGLGDRTFGTLSEGERKRVLVARAVMTDPELLLLDEPAAGLDLRGREDLVRGLTSLALDPASPTTVLVTHHVEEIPPGFDHVLLMRAAQVVAAGPVETVLTAGALSDTFGTALELRLDDGRWAARAAR